The Drosophila innubila isolate TH190305 chromosome 3R unlocalized genomic scaffold, UK_Dinn_1.0 2_E_3R, whole genome shotgun sequence genome has a segment encoding these proteins:
- the LOC117791374 gene encoding uridine-cytidine kinase isoform X1, with product MEGMKMEKSSNLPNGEAAGNDEIKSPFLIGVAGGTASGKSTVCKKIMEQLGQAEMDDTQRQVVSISQDCFYRELTGAEKLKAQKGLFNFDHPDAFNEDFMYETLQRILKGHKVEIPSYDYRTNSLDFENVLVIYPADVVLFEGILVFYFPKIRELFHMKLFVDTDSDTRLARRVPRDINERGRDLDAVLTQYMTFVKPAFEEFCSPTKKFADVIIPRGADNTVAIDLIVQHIRDFLNNRSCHGSTGNMALYVNLDLGGGSGDGAMGLDAVYGNGTYNAIRRFSTLCKELTMKGNVFFDTNKNLPHH from the exons ATGGAAGGCATGAAGATGGAAAAGTCTAGTAACTTGCCCAATGGAGAAGCAGCAGGCAACGATGAAATAAAATCACCGTTTCTGATTGGCGTCGCCGGTGGCACGGCAAGCGGCAAGTCGACCGTATGCAAGAAGATTATGGAACAGCTTGGACAGGCCGAAATGGATGATACACAACGTCAGGTGGTGTCAATCAGTCAGGATTGTTTCTATCGTGAGCTAACAGGTGCCGAAAAGCTGAAGGCGCAGAAAGGACTCTTCAACTTTGATCACCCGGACGCATTTAACGAGGACTTCATGTACGAGACTCTGCAACGCATATTAAAGGGTCACAAGGTCGAAATACCTAGCTATGATTATCGTACAAATTCGCT TGACTTTGAAAACGTGCTGGTCATTTATCCAGCGGACGTGGTGCTCTTTGAGGGCATATTGGTTTTCTATTTTCCTAAAATACGCGAACTGTTCCACATGAAGCTCTTTGTGGACACCGACTCAGACACACGCCTAGCACGTCGTG TGCCACGTGATATCAATGAGCGAGGCAGGGATTTGGATGCGGTTCTCACACAGTACATGACATTTGTGAAGCCTGCCTTTGAGGAGTTCTGCTCGCCG ACCAAAAAGTTTGCCGACGTCATCATACCTCGCGGTGCTGATAATACag TGGccattgatttgattgtgcaGCACATACGTGACTTTCTGAACAATCGATCGTGTCACGGATCGACAGGCAATATGGCGTTATATGTTAATCTGGATCTGGGCGGTGGCTCTGGAGACGGTGCCATGGGCTTAG ATGCAGTATATGGCAACGGCACCTACAATGCGATCAGACGTTTCTCAACGCTCTGCAAGGAGCTCACCATGAAGGGCAACGTCTTCTTTGATACAAATAAGAATCTGCCGCATCACTAA
- the LOC117791374 gene encoding uridine-cytidine kinase isoform X2, producing the protein MEGMKMEKSSNLPNGEAAGNDEIKSPFLIGVAGGTASGKSTVCKKIMEQLGQAEMDDTQRQVVSISQDCFYRELTGAEKLKAQKGLFNFDHPDAFNEDFMYETLQRILKGHKVEIPSYDYRTNSLDFENVLVIYPADVVLFEGILVFYFPKIRELFHMKLFVDTDSDTRLARRVPRDINERGRDLDAVLTQYMTFVKPAFEEFCSPTKKFADVIIPRGADNTVAIDLIVHHIGEILAATNIAQHNNTVRTAASSMKRDH; encoded by the exons ATGGAAGGCATGAAGATGGAAAAGTCTAGTAACTTGCCCAATGGAGAAGCAGCAGGCAACGATGAAATAAAATCACCGTTTCTGATTGGCGTCGCCGGTGGCACGGCAAGCGGCAAGTCGACCGTATGCAAGAAGATTATGGAACAGCTTGGACAGGCCGAAATGGATGATACACAACGTCAGGTGGTGTCAATCAGTCAGGATTGTTTCTATCGTGAGCTAACAGGTGCCGAAAAGCTGAAGGCGCAGAAAGGACTCTTCAACTTTGATCACCCGGACGCATTTAACGAGGACTTCATGTACGAGACTCTGCAACGCATATTAAAGGGTCACAAGGTCGAAATACCTAGCTATGATTATCGTACAAATTCGCT TGACTTTGAAAACGTGCTGGTCATTTATCCAGCGGACGTGGTGCTCTTTGAGGGCATATTGGTTTTCTATTTTCCTAAAATACGCGAACTGTTCCACATGAAGCTCTTTGTGGACACCGACTCAGACACACGCCTAGCACGTCGTG TGCCACGTGATATCAATGAGCGAGGCAGGGATTTGGATGCGGTTCTCACACAGTACATGACATTTGTGAAGCCTGCCTTTGAGGAGTTCTGCTCGCCG ACCAAAAAGTTTGCCGACGTCATCATACCTCGCGGTGCTGATAATACag TTGCCATTGATCTCATTGTACACCATATCGGAGAAATTCTCGCGGCCACCAACATCGCACAGCACAACAACACAGTCAGAACTGCGGCCTCCAGCATGAAGCGCGAtcactaa
- the LOC117792769 gene encoding antigen 5 like allergen Cul n 1-like — protein MKCEKVFQIKLQLRTKVETVINMKFLVVLVSLAGIVVAIDYCALPTCLDKHIACNNKGNFSEDCPKDVRQVKIESHQKLILSLFNELRNNVAGGKFENLPKAVRMAKMSWCEELTHLALFNVMTCQSLPDKCRSTERFAYAGQNNAVFSYSGAESEYTDAEIIKEQIENWFAERANASPEVLASFPEELPNKNVAKFTIAVAEKNTHVGCSAVRFSRDFYNHFVLTCNFATSNIIGQPVYTPGDKATSGCKNRYGAAFDYPNLCYAKEIYDNEKIVPDIKLF, from the exons ATGAAATGTG AGAAGGTGTTTCAGATCAAACTACAATTGAGAACGAAAGTTGAAACTGTAATTAACATGAAATTCTTGGTGGTATTGGTGTCCTTGGCAGGAATTGTCGTAGCCATTGATTATTGTGCGCTTCCCACATGTCTGGACAAGCACATTGCGTGCAACAACAAAGGA AATTTCAGCGAGGATTGTCCCAAGGATGTGCGTCAGGTTAAAATAGAATCCCACCAGAAATTGATCCTATCGCTGTTCAATGAGCTGCGCAACAACGTGGCGGGAGGCAAGTTTGAAAACCTGCCTAAAGCTGTGCGCATGGCCAAGATGTCCTGGTGCGAGGAGCTCACCCACCTGGCGCTGTTCAATGTGATGACTTGCCAGTCGCTGCCTGACAAGTGCCGCAGCACTGAACGCTTCGCTTACGCCGGACAAAACAATGCCGTATTTAGCTACAGTGGTGCCGAATCGGAATACACCGATGCGGAGATCATCAAGGAGCAGATTGAGAATTGGTTTGCCGAACGTGCAAACGCATCGCCCGAAGTCCTGGCCAGCTTTCCCGAAGAGTTGCCCAACAAGAACGTGGCCAAGTTCACCATTGCCGTGGCTGAGAAGAACACCCATGTGGGCTGCTCTGCTGTGCGCTTCTCTCGCGATTTCTACAATCACTTCGTGCTGACCTGCAACTTTGCCACATCAAACATCATCGGACAGCCGGTGTACACTCCCGGTGATAAGGCCACTTCCGGTTGCAAGAATCGCTATGGCGCCGCCTTTGACTATCCCAATCTCTGTTACGCCAAGGAAATTTACGACAATGAGAAAATTGTTCCCGATATCAAGCTATTCTAA
- the LOC117791376 gene encoding HIG1 domain family member 1A, mitochondrial, with amino-acid sequence MSSKSFFAEDDADQANKLAKKAKESPFMLIGIAGFIAAGAIGAYKYRHRGTMSTSVFLMQLRVAAQGTVVGCLTLGLGYQMAKEYIFDKQPKENLKSLSN; translated from the exons ATGAGTTCAAAATCCTTTTTTGCTGAAGATGATGCCGACCAGGCCAACAAGTTGGCCAAGAAAGCCAAAGAGTCTCCGTTCATGTTAATTG GTATTGCGGGTTTCATTGCGGCGGGAGCGATTGGTGCCTACAAATACAGACATAGAGGCACAATGAGCACCAGTGTTTTCCTCATGCAGTTGCGTGTGGCGGCGCAGGGCACTGTGGTGGGTTGCCTGACCCTTGGACTGGGCTATCAGATGGCCAAGGAGTACATATTCGACAAGCAGCCAAAGGAAAA tttgaagTCATTGAGTAATTAA
- the LOC117791373 gene encoding dihydrolipoyllysine-residue succinyltransferase component of 2-oxoglutarate dehydrogenase complex, mitochondrial, whose protein sequence is MTGIISILSRQLPRSVQNVGLKTVRNHELQLSARQYSQLAIVAATQQQQQQQQLLRREAPSTLRCQDAMRALGWQSFHTTSNLCSAQVVKVPPFADSITEGDIKFTCKVGDSFGADEAVMEIETDKTTMPVPAPFAGSVTEILVSDGDTVKPGQELFKMTPGAAPVKAAGAPAPAPAAPKAAPAPAAAAAPKPAAAPAAAPAAPRAAPPPPPPPAARPPPAAPRAAALPPAAMAQVKMPPVDGSRQILGTRSEQRVKMNRMRQKIAARLKDAQNTAAMLTTFNEIDMSYAMDFRKQNLDAFVKKYGIKLGFMSIFGKASAYALQDQPVVNAVIDGQDIVYRDYVDISVAVATPRGLVVPVIRNVEGMNYADIEIALAGLADKAKRDAITVEDMDGGTFTISNGGVFGSLMGTPIINPPQSAILGMHGIFERPIAVKGEVKIRPMMYIALTYDHRIIDGREAVLFLRKVKAAVENPSIIVAGL, encoded by the exons ATGACGGGCATCATTTCGATATTATCAAGACAATTGCCGCGCAGCGTGCAGAATGTGGGTCTCAAAACCGTGCGAAATCATGAA TTGCAGCTCAGCGCCCGTCAGTATTCCCAACTAGCTATTGTTGCGGCAactcagcaacagcagcagcagcagcaactgttgcgtCGGGAGGCGCCTTCAACTCTGCGTTGCCAGGATGCGATGCG gGCGTTGGGCTGGCAAAGCTTTCACACTACCTCCAACTTGTGCTCGGCACAGGTGGTGAAGGTGCCTCCGTTCGCTGACTCCATCACCGAGGGTGACATTAA ATTTACCTGCAAGGTGGGCGATTCGTTCGGAGCCGATGAGGCCgtcatggaaattgaaaccGATAAGACGACGATGCCGGTGCCGGCTCCCTTTGCTGGTTCAGTGACGGAAATTCTAGTCAGCGACGGAGATACGGTTAAACCCGGTCAGGAGCTTTTCAAAATGACGCCCGGCGCGGCTCCAGTCAAGGCCGCTGGTGCTCCTGCCCCGGCTCCAGCTGCACCCAAGGCAGCTCCcgcaccagcagcagctgcagcaccCAAACCAGCAGCTGCGCCAGCTGCTGCACCAGCTGCGCCCAGagcagcaccaccaccgccaccaccaccagcagcacgCCCACCACCAGCTGCTCCACGTGCCGCTGCCCTGCCCCCAGCAGCTATGGCTCAGGTCAAAATGCCACCTGTAGATGGATCACGTCAGATTTTGGGCACACGCTCCGAGCAGCGTGTGAAGATGAACCGCATGCGCCAAAAGATTGCGGCCCGCTTGAAGGATGCACAGAATACGGCTGCCATGTTGACCACCTTTAATGAGATTGACATGAG CTACGCAATGGATTTCAGGAAACAAAATCTGGATGCTTTCGTCAAGAAGTACGGCATCAAGCTCGGTTTCATGTCGATCTTCGGTAAGGCCAGCGCCTATGCTCTGCAGGATCAACCTGTTGTCAATGCTGTTATCGATGGCCAG GATATTGTGTATCGTGATTATGTGGATATCTCAGTGGCTGTTGCCACGCCCCGTGGTCTGGTCGTTCCTGTTATCCGTAACGTAGAGGGTATGAACTATGCGGATATTGAGATTGCATTAGCTGGCTTGGCCGATAAGGCGAAGCGGGATGCTATCACCGTGGAGGATATGGACGGTGGCACCTTTACCATTAGCAACGGCGGTGTCTTTGGATCATTAATGGGCACACCCATCATTAATCCACCTCAGAGTGCTATCCTTGGCATGCATGGCATCTTTGAGCGTCCCATTGCCGTCAAGGGCGAG GTCAAGATACGCCCCATGATGTACATTGCCCTGACATACGATCACCGGATCATTGATGGTCGTGAGGCAGTGTTGTTCCTGCGTAAGGTGAAGGCTGCCGTTGAGAATCCAAGTATCATTGTTGCCGGTCTGTAA
- the LOC117790462 gene encoding dihydrolipoyllysine-residue succinyltransferase component of 2-oxoglutarate dehydrogenase complex, mitochondrial-like, translated as MTSIIRTLTRRMRLDVQHVGLKVLRMRKLHFSVRQYSQLAAMVAAQRQQQQQLLRQGPDTIFDCHRQGALRSLDWQNFHTTSSLWSEQVIKVPAFPDSISEGDIRFTCKVGDSFAADEAVMEIETDKTTMPVPAPFAGKVSAILVKDGDTVKPGQELFKMTPGAAPAKPAAAPAAPAPAPAAPAPAPAAARPPTPPPPTPRPAAATAPPPPSPPPPKPASAPAGSDVPRISGTRSEKRVKMNRMRLKIAARLKDAQNTCAMLTTFNEIDMSYAMNFRKENQDSFIKKYGIKIGFMSIFSKACASALQDQPVVNAVIDGQETIYRDFIDISVAVATPRGLVVPVIRNVENMNYADIEKALGTLADKAKRDAITVQDMEGGTFTISNGGVFGSLLGTPIINPPQSAILGMHGIVERPIAVSGQVAVRPMMYVALTYDHRLIDGREAVLFLRKIRSFLENPEELSRPL; from the exons ATGACGAGCATTATACGGACATTGACCAGACGCATGCGACTCGACGTGCAACATGTTGGCCTTAAAGTCCTGCGGATGCGTAAG TTACACTTTAGCGTCCGTCAGTATTCACAACTGGCAGCAATGGTGGCAGCgcagaggcaacaacaacagcaactgttgcgTCAAGGACCAGATACAATATTTGATTGCCACCGCCAAGGAGCGTTGCG ATCCTTAGACTGGCAAAACTTTCATACTACCAGCAGCTTGTGGTCTGAGCAGGTAATAAAGGTGCCTGCATTTCCCGACTCCATTTCCGAGGGCGATATTAG GTTCACTTGCAAGGTGGGAGACTCTTTTGCGGCAGATGAGGCCGTCATGGAAATAGAAACCGATAAGACGACAATGCCGGTGCCGGCTCCCTTTGCTGGAAAAGTGTCGGCAATTCTCGTGAAGGATGGTGATACTGTAAAGCCCGGTCAAGAGCTGTTTAAAATGACCCCTGGTGCTGCTCCCGCCAAGCCAGCCGCTGCTCCAGCAGCACCTGCCCCCGCTCCAGCAGCACCTGCTCCTGCGCCTGCAGCAGCAAGGCCACCTACTCCGCCGCCACCAACACCACGGCCGGCAGCAGCTACAGCCCCACCTCCCCCTTCACCACCCCCACCTAAGCCAGCTTCTGCACCTGCTGGAAGTGATGTACCTAGAATTTCGGGCACGCGTTCAGAGAAACGCGTCAAGATGAACCGCATGCGTCTGAAGATTGCGGCGCGCTTGAAGGATGCACAGAACACATGCGCCATGTTGACCACCTTCAATGAGATTGATATGAG TTATGCGATGAATTTCCGGAAAGAAAACCAGGACTCATTTATCAAAAAGTATGGGATTAAAATTGGATTTATGTCCATCTTCTCGAAGGCCTGCGCCAGTGCATTACAGGATCAGCCTGTAGTAAATGCTGTCATCGATGGTCAA GAAACTATATATCGTGACTTTATTGATATTTCGGTGGCCGTTGCCACGCCCCGTGGACTGGTCGTACCTGTCATTCGCAATGTGGAGAACATGAATTATGCGGACATTGAGAAGGCACTGGGCACTTTGGCGGATAAGGCGAAGCGAGATGCAATTACCGTTCAGGATATGGAGGGTGGCACCTTTACCATTAGCAACGGCGGTGTCTTTGGTTCATTATTGGGCACACCCATTATAAACCCGCCGCAGAGTGCCATTCTCGGCATGCATGGGATCGTTGAGCGCCCCATTGCTGTCTCGGGTCAG GTCGCGGTACGACCCATGATGTATGTGGCCCTGACCTACGATCACCGACTGATTGATGGACGTGAGGCGGTGTTGTTTTTGCGCAAGATAAGGTCTTTTCTGGAAAATCCGGAAGAACTTTCCCGCCCATTGTAA